Proteins from a genomic interval of Staphylococcus debuckii:
- a CDS encoding ATP-dependent Clp protease ATP-binding subunit, protein MLFGRLTERAQRVLAHAQEEAIRLNHSNIGTEHLLLGLMKEPEGIAAKVLESFGITEDLVVAEVEKLIGQGQEQVGTLHYTPRAKKVIELSMDEARKLHHNFVGTEHILLGLIRENEGVAARVFANLDLNITKARAQVVKALGSPEMSNKNAQAAKSNNTPTLDGLARDLTAIAKDGTLDPVVGRDAEITRVIEVLSRRTKNNPVLIGEPGVGKTAIAEGLAQAIVNNEVPETLKNKRVMSLDMGTVVAGTKYRGEFEERLKKVMEEIRQAGDVILFIDELHTLIGAGGAEGAIDASNILKPALARGELQAIGATTLDEYRKHIEKDAALERRFQPVQVDEPTVEDTVSILKGLRDRYEAHHRINISDEAIEAAARLSDRYVSDRFLPDKAIDLIDEASSKVRLKSHTTPTNLKEIEQEIEKVKNEKDAAVHSQEFENAANLRDKQTKLEKQYEDAKNEWKNAQGGSNTTLSENDIAEVIAGWTGIPLTRLNETESERLLNLEDTLHERVIGQKDAVTSISKAVRRARAGLKDPKRPIGSFIFLGPTGVGKTELARALAESMFGDEDAMIRVDMSEFMEKHSVSRLVGAPPGYVGHDDGGQLTEKVRRKPYSVILFDEIEKAHPDVFNILLQVLDDGFLTDTKGRRVDFRNTVIVMTSNVGAQELQDQRFTGFGGGSSEGQDYETIRSTMLKELKNAFRPEFLNRVDDIIVFHKLNKEELKEIVTKMVNKLTERLSEQDINISVTEKAKEKIAEEGYDPQYGARPLIRAIQKTVEDNLSELILDGNQLEGKDVVVDHNGEKFEYNINDRETDETVKTATKA, encoded by the coding sequence ATGTTATTCGGCAGACTTACAGAACGTGCACAGCGTGTATTAGCGCATGCACAAGAAGAAGCGATTCGTTTGAATCACTCAAATATCGGAACTGAACACTTACTTCTCGGTTTAATGAAAGAACCAGAAGGCATCGCAGCTAAAGTATTAGAAAGTTTCGGTATTACAGAAGATCTTGTAGTAGCAGAAGTAGAGAAACTAATCGGACAAGGTCAAGAACAAGTCGGCACATTGCACTATACGCCAAGAGCTAAGAAAGTTATCGAACTTTCAATGGATGAAGCACGTAAACTTCACCATAATTTCGTCGGAACAGAGCATATCTTGCTTGGTTTAATCCGTGAAAATGAAGGCGTAGCAGCACGTGTGTTTGCAAACTTAGACTTAAATATTACAAAAGCACGTGCTCAAGTTGTTAAAGCACTTGGCAGTCCGGAAATGAGCAACAAAAATGCGCAAGCCGCAAAATCTAATAACACACCGACATTAGATGGTTTAGCACGTGATTTAACAGCGATTGCTAAAGACGGCACATTAGATCCTGTTGTCGGACGTGACGCAGAAATCACACGTGTGATCGAAGTATTGAGCCGTCGTACTAAAAACAACCCAGTATTAATCGGGGAACCTGGTGTAGGTAAAACAGCAATTGCAGAAGGCTTAGCTCAAGCGATTGTGAATAATGAAGTACCTGAAACATTGAAAAATAAACGTGTGATGTCTCTAGATATGGGCACAGTGGTTGCTGGTACTAAATATCGTGGTGAATTCGAAGAAAGACTTAAAAAAGTAATGGAAGAAATTCGCCAAGCAGGTGATGTTATCTTATTCATCGATGAATTGCACACATTAATCGGTGCAGGCGGTGCTGAAGGCGCAATTGATGCCTCTAACATCTTGAAACCAGCACTTGCACGTGGTGAATTGCAAGCAATCGGTGCCACAACATTAGACGAATATCGTAAACACATTGAAAAAGACGCAGCGTTAGAACGTCGTTTCCAACCTGTACAAGTAGATGAACCAACTGTTGAAGACACAGTATCTATCTTGAAAGGTCTACGTGATCGTTATGAAGCACATCACCGTATTAATATCTCTGATGAAGCTATCGAAGCAGCAGCACGTTTAAGTGACCGTTACGTTTCAGATCGCTTCTTACCAGATAAAGCTATCGACTTAATCGATGAAGCAAGTTCTAAAGTAAGACTTAAAAGTCATACCACACCAACAAACTTGAAAGAAATCGAACAAGAAATTGAAAAAGTGAAAAACGAAAAAGATGCAGCTGTACATTCACAAGAATTTGAAAATGCTGCTAACCTTCGTGATAAACAAACTAAATTAGAAAAACAATATGAAGACGCTAAAAACGAATGGAAAAATGCACAAGGCGGTTCTAATACCACATTAAGTGAAAATGACATCGCTGAAGTGATTGCAGGATGGACTGGTATTCCATTGACTCGTCTGAACGAAACAGAATCAGAACGTCTGTTGAACTTAGAAGACACATTGCATGAACGTGTTATCGGTCAAAAAGATGCTGTCACTTCAATCAGTAAAGCCGTAAGACGTGCTCGTGCAGGATTGAAAGACCCTAAACGTCCAATCGGAAGCTTTATCTTCTTAGGACCAACTGGTGTAGGTAAAACAGAATTGGCTCGTGCCTTAGCTGAATCAATGTTCGGGGACGAAGATGCAATGATTCGTGTAGACATGAGTGAGTTCATGGAAAAACACTCAGTCAGTCGTTTAGTTGGTGCCCCTCCAGGCTATGTAGGTCATGATGACGGCGGACAATTAACTGAAAAAGTAAGACGTAAACCTTATTCAGTTATCTTGTTTGATGAAATCGAAAAAGCACATCCAGATGTATTCAATATCTTGCTTCAAGTCTTAGATGATGGTTTCTTAACTGATACTAAAGGACGCAGAGTCGATTTCCGTAACACAGTCATTGTTATGACTTCAAACGTTGGTGCACAAGAATTACAAGACCAACGCTTTACAGGCTTCGGCGGCGGTTCATCAGAAGGCCAAGACTATGAAACAATTCGCAGTACAATGTTGAAAGAATTGAAAAATGCCTTCCGCCCTGAATTCTTAAACCGTGTAGATGACATTATCGTCTTCCACAAACTTAATAAAGAAGAATTAAAAGAAATCGTAACTAAAATGGTTAATAAACTTACAGAACGCTTATCTGAACAAGATATTAATATCAGCGTTACTGAAAAAGCTAAAGAAAAAATTGCTGAAGAAGGTTACGACCCTCAATATGGTGCACGTCCGCTTATCAGAGCAATTCAAAAAACAGTTGAAGACAACTTGAGTGAATTGATCTTAGACGGCAACCAATTAGAAGGCAAAGATGTAGTTGTTGATCATAACGGCGAAAAATTTGAATATAACATCAATGATCGTGAAACAGATGAAACGGTTAAAACAGCTACAAAAGCGTAA
- a CDS encoding protein arginine kinase: protein MKEHSMYMSEWMEHGEETPVVMSSRIRLARNLDNHVHPLMFTSDIEGQKVINEVQDALPKMQTLQLSNLEQRDKLKLVAKHLISSELIKQPASAVLLNEDESLSIMVNEEDHIRIQTMSTDMNLESLFQKASEVDDELDRKLSISFDETLGYLTTCPTNIGTGMRASVMLHLPGLSITKRMNRIAQTINRFGFTIRGIYGEGSQVYGHVFQVSNQLTLGRTEEQIIETLIEIVQQIITEELNVRKQLDQHSSVEMENRIYRSFGLLRYSRLMSLEEAAMRLSEVKLGIDLGYIEIPDFNFNEMMVAIQTPFLINDTDEVSINEQRANIIREHIK from the coding sequence ATGAAAGAACATTCAATGTATATGAGTGAATGGATGGAACATGGTGAAGAAACACCTGTGGTAATGTCTTCACGCATTCGACTCGCAAGAAACTTGGATAATCATGTGCACCCCTTAATGTTTACTTCAGATATTGAAGGTCAAAAGGTAATTAATGAAGTACAAGATGCATTGCCGAAAATGCAAACTTTGCAGCTGAGCAATCTGGAACAAAGAGATAAACTTAAACTTGTAGCCAAACATTTAATTAGTTCAGAGCTGATTAAACAACCTGCCTCAGCAGTATTGTTGAATGAAGATGAATCATTAAGCATAATGGTAAATGAAGAAGATCATATCCGGATTCAAACAATGAGTACCGATATGAATCTTGAATCTTTATTTCAAAAGGCTTCAGAAGTGGACGATGAGTTAGATCGCAAACTCAGCATAAGCTTTGACGAAACACTTGGTTATCTTACAACCTGTCCCACGAATATTGGTACAGGAATGCGTGCCAGCGTAATGTTGCATTTGCCCGGCCTTTCGATTACCAAACGTATGAATCGAATCGCGCAAACGATTAACCGCTTCGGCTTCACCATCAGAGGCATTTATGGTGAAGGCTCGCAAGTGTATGGCCACGTCTTCCAAGTTTCAAACCAATTGACGTTGGGAAGAACAGAAGAACAAATTATAGAAACATTAATAGAGATTGTACAACAAATCATTACAGAAGAATTGAATGTCAGAAAACAATTGGATCAACATAGTTCAGTTGAAATGGAAAATCGCATCTATCGTTCTTTCGGATTGTTGCGATATAGTCGCTTGATGTCACTTGAAGAAGCGGCAATGCGACTCAGCGAAGTGAAACTAGGTATAGATTTAGGGTATATTGAAATACCAGACTTTAATTTTAATGAAATGATGGTCGCTATACAAACACCATTTTTAATAAATGACACAGATGAAGTATCGATAAATGAACAAAGAGCAAATATTATTAGAGAACATATAAAATAG
- the radA gene encoding DNA repair protein RadA, producing the protein MAKKKVIFECMACGYQSPKWMGKCPNCGAWNQMEEVVEKKEAPSGRGMRTREQTAKVTKLNQVQNETTPRIQTSSPEFDRVLGGGVVQGSLVLIGGDPGIGKSTLLLQICSALSQKKKVLYITGEESLNQTKLRADRLDEDSSNLNVFAETDLEVIKEAVKQTQPDLVVVDSIQTIYHPDINSAPGSVSQVRESTQILMGIAKQMNIATFIVGHVTKEGQIAGPRLLEHMVDTVLYFEGDEHHAYRILRAVKNRFGSTNEMGIFEMKHSGLKGVKNPSEMFLEERSTNVAGSTIVPTMEGTRPLLIEVQALVTPTTFNNPRRMATGIDHNRLNLLMAVLEKKESYLLQQQDAYIKVAGGVRLTEPAVDLAIIASIASSFKDQPVNGMDCYVGEVGLTGEVRRVSRIEQRVQEAAKLGFKRVIIPKTNIGGWDFPDGIQVIGVTSVHEALDFALMKR; encoded by the coding sequence TTGGCAAAGAAAAAAGTCATTTTTGAGTGTATGGCATGTGGGTACCAATCTCCGAAATGGATGGGTAAATGTCCGAATTGCGGAGCTTGGAACCAAATGGAAGAAGTCGTTGAAAAGAAAGAAGCACCAAGCGGCAGAGGCATGCGTACACGTGAGCAGACAGCGAAAGTAACGAAGCTGAATCAAGTACAAAATGAGACGACTCCACGTATTCAAACGAGTTCTCCTGAATTCGACAGAGTCTTAGGAGGCGGTGTTGTACAAGGGTCGCTGGTCTTAATCGGCGGAGATCCAGGGATTGGTAAATCTACGTTGCTGCTGCAAATCTGTTCAGCCTTATCACAAAAGAAAAAAGTATTATATATAACAGGTGAAGAATCACTTAACCAAACAAAATTGCGTGCAGATCGTCTAGACGAAGATTCTAGCAATTTGAACGTATTTGCAGAAACAGATTTAGAAGTGATTAAAGAAGCGGTCAAACAGACACAACCTGATTTAGTAGTGGTAGATTCGATTCAAACAATTTACCACCCGGATATCAATTCTGCGCCAGGTTCGGTCTCGCAAGTAAGAGAAAGTACGCAAATTTTAATGGGCATTGCAAAGCAGATGAATATTGCGACCTTTATAGTAGGACATGTAACGAAAGAAGGCCAAATTGCAGGGCCGAGATTACTAGAACACATGGTGGATACAGTATTGTATTTTGAAGGTGATGAACACCATGCCTATCGTATCTTGCGCGCAGTTAAAAACCGCTTCGGCTCAACTAACGAAATGGGTATTTTTGAAATGAAACATAGCGGATTAAAGGGCGTGAAAAATCCTTCCGAAATGTTCTTAGAAGAACGTTCTACCAATGTAGCAGGTTCGACTATCGTGCCAACCATGGAAGGTACCAGACCGCTATTGATTGAAGTACAAGCCTTGGTTACACCGACAACTTTCAATAATCCTAGACGGATGGCTACAGGTATCGACCATAACCGTTTGAATTTATTGATGGCTGTACTTGAGAAGAAGGAAAGCTATTTATTGCAACAGCAAGATGCTTATATCAAAGTAGCAGGCGGGGTCAGATTAACTGAACCAGCTGTCGATTTAGCAATTATTGCTTCGATTGCTTCTAGTTTTAAAGATCAGCCAGTCAACGGAATGGATTGCTATGTGGGTGAAGTAGGATTGACTGGTGAAGTACGTCGCGTTTCACGCATTGAGCAACGCGTACAAGAAGCAGCGAAACTTGGATTTAAACGTGTGATTATCCCTAAAACAAATATTGGCGGTTGGGATTTCCC